AGCAACGTCCCCGCCTGGTTCACCAGCAGCACGCTGAACATCTGGTAGTCGATCAGCCGCGTCACCGCCTCGCCCACCCGCTGCAGCAGCGCATCCAAATGCAGGATCGATGTCAGGTCCCGGCTGATTTCATTCAGCACCGCCAGCGTCTTCGCCTGCCGCGAGACGCGGGTGTAAAGGCGCGCGTTCTCGATGCCGCTGGCAATGCGCGATGCCACCAGCGACAGCAGCCGCTGGTGATCTTCGGTGAAGTAGCCGGGCTGCGCCGCCTCGATATCGATCACCCCGATCACCCGATTCTTGATGATCAGCGGCACCGCCAGCTCCGAGCGCACATCCGCCATGGTCTCGATATACTGCGGCGTCTTACGGACATCGTTCACCCGCACCGGCTCCCGGCGTTGCGCCGCCAGCCCGGTCACGCCTTGCCCCACTTTGATTCGGCAGCGCTCCACCGCATCCGGCGGATGGCCGATGGAGAAGCGAATCCGCAGCTCCTGCGTTTTTTCGTTGAGCAACAGGATGGCAAAATGCTCGTAGTCGATGACCCGGCGCACCAATTCCGCCACCCGGCGCAGGATGGTGTTCAGGTCGAGCGTGGTATTCACCACCTCTGCCACTTCCATCAGCAACCAGTCAGGTTGCGAGGGCGCGGCCGGGGTCGCAGTCGTGGTCATGTTTCGGGACATTCAGGAATTGGATGATATCAGCCACTCGCCCGCTTCAGCAGTGACCTTTCAGGCAGCAACGCAGAAGCGCACGCGAATGGAAGGCCGCACGGCTAGTACGGCGCTCCCAGCTTGCGGCAAATCGCCACCGACGCGCTCGCGCCAATCCGGTCCGCGCCCGCAGCCACCATTGCGAGCATCTGGTCGGCGGTGCGAATCCCGCCAGCGGCTTTGACGCCTGCCAAGTTTCCCACCGTCTGGCGCATAAGCGCCACGTCTTCCACCGTTGCTCCGCCGGTCGAAAACCCGGTGGACGTTTTGACGAAATCGGCTCCCGCAGCCAACGAGAGTTCGCATCCCGCGATCTTTTCCTCCCGCGTCAGAAGGATGTTTTCCAGGATCACCTTCAGCAGCCCGCCGGCATCATGCGTTACTTGAGCAATGGCCCGGATGTCGTTCTCCACCCGGGCATGATCGGCCGACTTCATCGCTCCGACATTCATCACCATGTCGATTTCGTCGGCGCCGAGCCGCAGCGCTTCCACCGTCTCCAGTTGTTTGGCGCGGGTCAGCGTCGCTCCCAACGGAAAACCCACGACCGTGCACACCTTGACCGCGGTCGGACGCAGAATGGCCGCGCATACCGGGACCCAGTAAGCATTCACGCACACCGAGGCGAAGTCGAAGCGCGCTGCCTCGCGGCACAGCTTTTCGATCTGCTCGCGCGAGGCGTCCGGCTTCAGCAGCGTGTGATCGATCATGCTGGCAGCCGCTTGCCACGTCAGCGCTGGAGCTGCCTGCGACACCATGGTCACCATAGGAGGATTTGATTTTACTGGATTAACGGGCGCGCGCGGCATCGCGAGCGCAAAACCTGGCATCCCATGCCGCCTGCCAAATCAACCTGTTATCCTGTATGACTGGTACGTCGCATGATCTTTCGGCCGGTATCCATCGTCCCCGCACTTCTCATCGTGTTCGCCTTCGCCGCCTGCAATCGCGCTGACTCTACCGCCTCCGCTGCCGGACCGGCGCCGGCAGCCGCTCCCACACCCGCCCCCGACTCGCTGCCCCGCGTTGATGGCCAGCGCGCGCTGCAATTCACGCGCGACGTGGTCGGGTTTGGCCCCCGTTACATCGGCAGCCCCGGCCATGCCAAAACTGAGGAGTACCTGCGCAAGGAACTCAAGGGCGACAATCTCCAGGAAGATAGCTTTACCGCCAGCACCCCCGCCGGCAGCTTGAAGATGACAAATTTCATCGCCAAGTTTCCAGGCAAGAAAGAGGGGATCATCGTCGTTTCCGGCCATTACGACACCCTCTACAATCGCAAGGATTTCGTCGGCGCCAACGACGGCGGTTCCTCCACCGGCCTGCTGCTTGAACTGGCTCGCCAACTGCGCGGCAAGAAGCTCGACGGTTCCAGTGTCTGGCTGGTGTGGTTCGACGGCGAAGAGGCCATCCGGCGATGGACGCCCCCGGATTCCGTTTACGGCAGCAAGCATCTCGCTGCCAAGTGGGCGAAAGACGGCACGCTGAAAAAGATCCAGGCCTTTCTGCTGCTCGACATGATTGGCGACGCCGAGCTCAACATCGAGCGCGACTCCAACTCAACTCCGTGGCTGCAGGACGTGGTTTACAAGGCGGCGTCAAACCTGGGGTCTCAGTCCCACTTTTTCGGGCGCCCGAACGAACTGGCGGACGACCACCTGCCCTTCGGTCAAGCCGGCGTTCCCGTCGTCGACCTCATCGATTTCAATTACGGCCCCCAAAATTCCTACTGGCACACCGCCCAGGACACGCTTGACAAGCTGAGCGCGCAAAGCCTGGAAATTGTCGGGAGCGCGGTGCTTGAAACCATCCACCTGCTCAACGCCAGCTGACCGCCGACCGCGAACTATTTAAACCACGTATACCCCACCCGAAACTGCATGGTCGCGTTGATGCCGGGATTATGATCGGCGAGGCTGGCGTTCGATATGTGGGTTATGTGCAGCGACACATCCACCGCTTGCCGGTTGCTGCGCAGGAAATAAAATCCGAATGCGCCTCCGGGCATGAAGTTCACCTTCGATGTGTCCGGCAGCGGAATCTCCTTGGAACTGAACAGCAGGCCGC
This genomic interval from Terriglobales bacterium contains the following:
- the deoC gene encoding deoxyribose-phosphate aldolase, with amino-acid sequence MVTMVSQAAPALTWQAAASMIDHTLLKPDASREQIEKLCREAARFDFASVCVNAYWVPVCAAILRPTAVKVCTVVGFPLGATLTRAKQLETVEALRLGADEIDMVMNVGAMKSADHARVENDIRAIAQVTHDAGGLLKVILENILLTREEKIAGCELSLAAGADFVKTSTGFSTGGATVEDVALMRQTVGNLAGVKAAGGIRTADQMLAMVAAGADRIGASASVAICRKLGAPY
- a CDS encoding M28 family peptidase; this encodes MIFRPVSIVPALLIVFAFAACNRADSTASAAGPAPAAAPTPAPDSLPRVDGQRALQFTRDVVGFGPRYIGSPGHAKTEEYLRKELKGDNLQEDSFTASTPAGSLKMTNFIAKFPGKKEGIIVVSGHYDTLYNRKDFVGANDGGSSTGLLLELARQLRGKKLDGSSVWLVWFDGEEAIRRWTPPDSVYGSKHLAAKWAKDGTLKKIQAFLLLDMIGDAELNIERDSNSTPWLQDVVYKAASNLGSQSHFFGRPNELADDHLPFGQAGVPVVDLIDFNYGPQNSYWHTAQDTLDKLSAQSLEIVGSAVLETIHLLNAS